The following proteins are co-located in the Streptosporangium brasiliense genome:
- a CDS encoding glycerate kinase translates to MSESSGHVVIAPDKFKGSLTGAEVAARVAAGLGPDVATVALPVADGGDGTVDAVVACGFSRVEVEVTGPAGQPVRAAYAWREPAGDAGPDPSPTPARAGVATAVIELAEASGLRRLTGGLQALTATSYGTGELIAHAVRRGAGRIVLGLGGSASTDGGAGMMQALGVRFLDADGRELPYGGAALRDLEKIDKSGLIAIDDVEFVVASDVDNPLLGPYGAAAVYGPQKGADPEEVKVLERALARLAAVAAHTHGLAGAIEHDGIVRPMGVAAQPGAGAAGGVGFAALAFLSADVRPGIEYLLDLLGFHALLDGARLVVTGEGSLDGQTLRGKAPAGVAAAAVKAGVPVVAVCGRRDLGDEELEAAGITAAYALTDIEPDPAVCMSEAGPLLERVAREIARRHL, encoded by the coding sequence TTGTCTGAGTCGTCAGGGCATGTCGTCATCGCCCCGGACAAGTTCAAGGGGTCGCTGACCGGGGCCGAGGTCGCCGCCCGGGTGGCGGCGGGCCTGGGCCCGGACGTCGCCACGGTCGCGCTGCCGGTGGCCGACGGCGGCGACGGCACCGTGGACGCGGTCGTGGCCTGCGGGTTCAGCCGTGTCGAGGTCGAGGTCACCGGCCCCGCCGGGCAGCCGGTCCGGGCCGCCTACGCCTGGCGCGAGCCCGCCGGGGACGCCGGCCCGGACCCCTCGCCCACCCCGGCGCGCGCCGGGGTGGCGACGGCCGTGATCGAGCTTGCCGAGGCGTCCGGCCTGCGCCGCCTGACCGGCGGCCTCCAGGCGCTGACCGCCACCAGCTACGGCACCGGCGAGCTGATCGCCCATGCCGTGCGGCGCGGCGCCGGGCGGATCGTGCTCGGGCTCGGCGGCAGCGCCTCCACCGACGGGGGCGCCGGCATGATGCAGGCGCTGGGCGTCCGCTTCCTGGACGCCGACGGGCGGGAGCTGCCGTACGGCGGCGCCGCCCTGCGTGACCTGGAGAAAATCGATAAATCCGGACTTATCGCGATTGATGATGTCGAGTTCGTCGTCGCCAGCGACGTGGACAACCCGCTGCTGGGCCCGTACGGCGCCGCCGCCGTGTACGGCCCGCAGAAGGGCGCGGACCCCGAGGAGGTGAAGGTGCTCGAAAGGGCCCTCGCCAGACTCGCCGCCGTCGCCGCGCACACCCACGGCCTGGCCGGCGCCATCGAGCACGACGGGATCGTCCGCCCGATGGGCGTGGCCGCCCAGCCGGGCGCGGGCGCCGCCGGAGGGGTCGGCTTCGCCGCCCTGGCCTTTCTGTCGGCCGACGTCCGTCCCGGCATCGAATACCTGCTCGACCTGCTCGGCTTCCACGCCCTGCTCGACGGCGCCCGCCTCGTCGTCACCGGAGAGGGCTCGCTGGACGGGCAGACCCTGCGCGGCAAGGCTCCCGCCGGGGTCGCGGCCGCCGCGGTCAAGGCGGGGGTCCCCGTCGTCGCGGTCTGCGGGCGCCGCGACCTCGGCGACGAGGAGCTGGAGGCGGCGGGCATCACGGCCGCCTACGCGCTCACCGACATCGAGCCCGACCCGGCCGTGTGCATGTCCGAGGCGGGTCCGCTGCTGGAGCGGGTCGCGCGCGAGATCGCGCGGAGACATCTTTGA
- a CDS encoding (2Fe-2S)-binding protein yields the protein MRVSFTVNGREETADDVWEGESLLYVLRERVGLPGAKNACEQGECGSCTVYLDGAPVCACLVAAGQAEGRRIRTVEGLAEGDRLDPLQEAFVECGAVQCGFCTPGLIVQAHDLIERVPRPSDAEIREALAGNLCRCTGYEKIIEAVRLAAARKSAAE from the coding sequence ATGCGCGTCAGCTTCACCGTCAACGGCCGCGAGGAGACGGCCGACGACGTCTGGGAGGGCGAGAGCCTGCTGTACGTCCTGCGCGAGCGGGTGGGCCTGCCGGGCGCCAAGAACGCCTGCGAGCAGGGCGAGTGCGGCTCGTGCACCGTCTACCTCGACGGCGCCCCCGTCTGCGCCTGCCTGGTGGCGGCGGGCCAGGCCGAGGGGCGGCGGATCCGCACGGTCGAGGGACTGGCCGAGGGCGACCGGCTCGACCCGCTGCAGGAGGCCTTCGTCGAGTGCGGCGCCGTCCAGTGCGGCTTCTGCACCCCCGGCCTCATCGTCCAGGCCCACGACCTGATCGAGCGGGTCCCGCGCCCCTCCGACGCCGAGATCCGCGAGGCGCTGGCGGGCAACCTGTGCCGGTGCACCGGCTACGAGAAGATCATTGAGGCCGTACGGCTCGCCGCCGCCCGGAAGTCGGCCGCGGAGTGA
- a CDS encoding histidine kinase, translating to MWSTSAWVLLCAASTFLGFVLSRRRPAAPRNPAGLPDEATFATLHIAALAAPSLRAGLTRDSARKAIRHLRALLGTSAIAVTDIDGVLAWDGAMDCHRDHAPEHARTVFSSGRPYVVAGGVLACDTPGCVIRGAAVVPLTVEGRVIGALAAYDAEVSAALVRTVTEVARWVSGQLELAELDSSRRRAMEAETRALRAQISPHFVYNSLTTIASFVRTDPERARELLMDFADFTRHALRRGGDFTTLADELRCVDRYLLLERARFGERLRFTVQVAPEALPVPVPFLCLQPLVENAIKHGIAATGGAGEVQVVVRDAGPEVHIAVEDDGLGMDPARARRLLADDRGQGPDEGGIGMANVDVRLRRIYGEGYGLVVETELGAGTRIRLRVPKVPPEL from the coding sequence AATCCGGCGGGCCTGCCGGACGAGGCCACCTTCGCCACCCTGCACATCGCCGCCCTGGCGGCCCCGTCGCTGCGGGCCGGCCTGACGCGCGACTCCGCGCGCAAGGCGATCCGCCACCTGCGCGCGCTGCTGGGCACCAGCGCCATCGCGGTGACGGACATCGACGGCGTGCTCGCCTGGGACGGCGCGATGGACTGCCACCGCGACCACGCGCCCGAGCACGCCCGCACCGTGTTCTCGTCGGGACGCCCGTACGTGGTGGCGGGGGGCGTGCTCGCCTGCGACACGCCGGGCTGCGTGATCCGGGGCGCGGCGGTGGTGCCGCTCACCGTGGAGGGCCGGGTGATCGGCGCGCTGGCCGCCTACGACGCCGAGGTGAGCGCGGCGCTGGTCCGGACCGTCACGGAGGTCGCCCGCTGGGTCTCCGGCCAGCTGGAGCTGGCCGAGCTCGACTCCTCCCGCAGGCGCGCGATGGAGGCGGAGACGCGGGCGCTGCGCGCGCAGATCTCCCCGCACTTCGTCTACAACTCCCTGACCACGATCGCCTCCTTCGTCCGCACCGACCCCGAGCGGGCCCGCGAGCTGCTGATGGACTTCGCCGACTTCACCAGGCACGCGCTGCGCCGGGGCGGGGACTTCACCACCCTGGCCGACGAGCTGCGCTGCGTGGACCGCTACCTGCTGCTGGAGCGGGCCAGGTTCGGCGAGCGGCTCCGCTTCACCGTCCAGGTGGCGCCGGAGGCGCTGCCGGTGCCGGTGCCGTTCCTGTGCCTGCAGCCGCTGGTCGAGAACGCCATCAAACACGGCATAGCCGCCACCGGCGGCGCCGGTGAGGTCCAGGTGGTCGTCAGGGACGCCGGCCCCGAGGTCCACATCGCCGTCGAGGACGACGGGCTCGGCATGGACCCGGCGCGGGCCCGGCGGCTGCTGGCCGACGACCGGGGCCAGGGGCCGGACGAGGGCGGCATCGGCATGGCCAACGTGGATGTGCGGCTGCGCCGGATCTACGGGGAGGGCTACGGGCTCGTCGTGGAGACCGAGCTGGGCGCCGGTACCAGAATACGGCTGCGCGTGCCCAAGGTCCCCCCTGAGTTATAG
- a CDS encoding deoxyribonuclease IV translates to MTSLSLIGGQVSVTGGLAKGGLQYASDIGAEMIQVFVSNPRGWALAAGNPVQDTRLRESGVLSFVHAPYLINMGSPSADTLEKSVATVRHGLQRSYAIGAAGMVVHTGSAVSQSREAALRQLHEHLLPLLEEIPDDGPDLLLEPMAGQGAMLCATVQDLEPYLAALDWHPKAGICLDTCHAFAAGHDLSTLEGVGETLDALHAIAPGRLKLIHANDSKDVCDSKKDRHENIGAGHIGIEPFGELMRHPVAAGVPLCIETPGPVDKHREDIALLKKLRDA, encoded by the coding sequence ATGACTTCTCTCTCCCTCATCGGCGGCCAGGTCTCCGTCACCGGCGGCCTGGCCAAGGGCGGCCTGCAGTACGCCTCGGACATCGGCGCCGAGATGATCCAGGTGTTCGTCAGCAACCCCCGCGGCTGGGCGCTCGCCGCGGGCAACCCGGTCCAGGACACCCGGCTGCGCGAGTCGGGCGTGCTGTCCTTCGTGCACGCCCCCTATCTCATCAACATGGGCTCCCCTAGCGCCGACACGCTGGAGAAGTCGGTGGCGACCGTACGGCACGGCCTGCAGCGCTCCTACGCGATCGGCGCCGCGGGCATGGTGGTCCACACGGGGTCGGCGGTGAGCCAGTCCCGGGAGGCGGCGCTGCGCCAGCTCCACGAGCACCTGCTCCCGCTGCTGGAGGAGATCCCCGACGACGGCCCCGACCTGCTGCTGGAGCCGATGGCCGGGCAGGGCGCGATGCTCTGCGCGACCGTCCAGGACCTGGAGCCCTATCTGGCCGCCCTCGACTGGCACCCGAAGGCGGGCATCTGCCTGGACACCTGCCACGCCTTCGCCGCCGGCCACGACCTGTCGACCCTGGAGGGCGTCGGGGAGACCCTCGACGCCCTGCACGCGATCGCCCCGGGGCGGCTGAAGCTGATCCACGCCAACGACTCCAAGGACGTGTGCGACTCCAAGAAGGACCGCCACGAGAACATCGGCGCGGGCCACATCGGCATCGAGCCCTTCGGCGAGCTGATGCGTCACCCGGTGGCCGCCGGGGTGCCGCTCTGCATCGAGACCCCGGGCCCCGTCGACAAGCACCGCGAGGACATCGCGCTGCTGAAGAAGCTCCGCGACGCCTGA
- a CDS encoding LytR/AlgR family response regulator transcription factor: MLRVLAVDDEVPALEELAHLLRHDPRIEHVSTAPGGITALQDMVQMIGAGERLDGVFLDIRMPGLGGLDLARLIGAFPNPPRLVFVTAHEDCAIQAFDLEAVDYLLKPVRADRLAEAVRRLESMTPAAGEPVPEDVIPVELSGRTRFVAQQAVRFAEARGDYVRLHTVDGNYLVRMSLAALERRWAGSGFIRVHRSTLVSVRHVSEMRFDGGRVTLQVGSETLPVSRRHTRQVREQLVRDRQLQDRSLASGALR, translated from the coding sequence ATGTTGCGAGTCCTGGCCGTTGACGACGAGGTCCCCGCGCTGGAGGAGCTTGCCCACCTCCTCCGCCACGATCCCCGCATCGAGCACGTCTCCACCGCCCCCGGAGGGATAACCGCGCTTCAGGACATGGTCCAGATGATCGGCGCCGGCGAACGGCTCGACGGGGTGTTCCTCGACATCCGGATGCCGGGCCTGGGCGGCCTCGACCTGGCCCGGCTCATCGGGGCCTTCCCCAACCCGCCCCGGCTGGTGTTCGTCACCGCCCACGAGGACTGCGCGATCCAGGCGTTCGACCTGGAGGCGGTCGACTACCTGCTCAAGCCGGTCCGGGCCGACCGGCTGGCGGAGGCCGTACGGCGCCTGGAGTCCATGACGCCGGCGGCGGGCGAGCCGGTCCCGGAGGACGTCATCCCGGTCGAGCTGAGCGGGCGCACCCGCTTCGTGGCCCAGCAGGCGGTCCGCTTCGCCGAGGCGCGGGGAGACTACGTGCGGCTGCACACCGTCGACGGCAACTATCTGGTGCGCATGTCGCTGGCCGCGCTGGAGCGGCGCTGGGCCGGATCGGGGTTCATCCGCGTGCACCGCAGCACGCTGGTCTCGGTGCGGCACGTGAGCGAGATGCGCTTCGACGGCGGCCGCGTGACCCTGCAGGTCGGCTCGGAGACGCTGCCGGTCAGCCGCCGCCACACCCGCCAGGTCCGCGAGCAGCTCGTCCGCGACCGCCAGCTCCAGGACCGCTCGCTGGCCTCCGGCGCGCTCAGATGA
- the uraH gene encoding hydroxyisourate hydrolase yields MSLSTHVLDAALGRPAAGVAVRLERAGAVLAEGVTDADGRIGGWTSGAGAHRLVFDTGGYFAARRVETFYPQVSIDFTVRDPDEHHHVPLLLSPFAYSTYRGS; encoded by the coding sequence ATGAGCCTGTCCACACATGTGCTGGACGCCGCGCTGGGCAGGCCCGCGGCCGGCGTCGCCGTACGGCTGGAGCGGGCGGGGGCGGTGCTGGCCGAGGGCGTCACCGACGCCGACGGCCGGATAGGCGGCTGGACGTCCGGGGCGGGCGCCCACCGGCTGGTCTTCGACACCGGCGGCTACTTCGCCGCCCGGCGGGTGGAGACCTTCTACCCGCAGGTCTCGATCGACTTCACGGTCCGGGACCCGGACGAGCACCATCACGTGCCCCTGCTGCTGAGCCCGTTCGCCTACTCGACGTATCGAGGGAGCTAG
- a CDS encoding FAD binding domain-containing protein, whose amino-acid sequence MDFLRPQTWAEALAAKAETPEAAPIQGGTDMMVELNFDLRRPAALLDLNRVAELTSWSAEEDGRLRVGAGVPYARLITELGDRLPGLAQAARTVGSPQIRNRGTVGGNLGAASPAGDSHPPLLAGDAVIEVESAARGVRMIPAAGFYLGVKRSALAADELIRAFWMSPASGPQYFSKVGTRNAMVIAVCSFAVALHPGERRVGTGIGSAAPTPRRAAAAEEFLAAELDWDAPLDPAVLRRFGELAAEAASPIDDVRGTAGYRRHAIGVMARRTLTWAWNDFRAGQLGRRAG is encoded by the coding sequence ATGGATTTCCTGCGACCGCAGACATGGGCCGAGGCACTGGCGGCCAAGGCCGAGACGCCCGAGGCCGCGCCCATCCAGGGCGGCACCGACATGATGGTGGAGCTCAACTTCGACCTCCGCCGGCCCGCCGCGCTGCTCGACCTGAACCGGGTCGCCGAGCTGACCTCGTGGAGCGCCGAGGAGGACGGGCGGCTGCGGGTCGGCGCGGGCGTGCCGTACGCGCGGCTGATCACCGAGCTCGGCGACCGCCTGCCGGGCCTGGCGCAGGCGGCGCGGACGGTCGGTTCGCCGCAGATCCGCAACCGCGGCACCGTGGGAGGCAACCTCGGCGCGGCCTCGCCCGCCGGGGACAGCCACCCGCCGCTGCTGGCCGGGGACGCGGTCATCGAGGTCGAGTCCGCCGCCCGCGGCGTGCGGATGATCCCCGCCGCCGGGTTCTACCTCGGGGTCAAGCGGAGCGCCCTGGCGGCCGACGAGCTGATCCGGGCGTTCTGGATGAGCCCCGCGAGCGGCCCCCAATACTTCTCCAAGGTCGGCACCCGCAACGCCATGGTGATCGCGGTCTGCTCGTTCGCGGTCGCGCTCCACCCCGGCGAGCGGCGGGTGGGCACCGGCATCGGCTCGGCCGCCCCGACCCCCCGCCGGGCGGCGGCGGCCGAGGAGTTCCTCGCCGCCGAACTCGACTGGGACGCCCCGCTCGACCCCGCGGTGCTGCGGCGCTTCGGCGAGCTGGCCGCGGAGGCGGCCTCGCCGATCGACGACGTGCGCGGCACCGCCGGCTACCGCAGGCACGCCATCGGCGTGATGGCGCGCCGCACCCTGACCTGGGCATGGAACGACTTCCGCGCCGGACAGCTTGGAAGGAGGGCGGGCTGA
- a CDS encoding 2-oxo-4-hydroxy-4-carboxy-5-ureidoimidazoline decarboxylase gives MAAAGQAVLDGLAEGNRAYEERFGHVYLVCATGLTAEEMLSRLRGRLRNDDDAEHGVVRAELAEITRLRVAKLLEETA, from the coding sequence GTGGCGGCGGCCGGCCAGGCGGTGCTCGACGGGCTGGCCGAGGGCAACCGGGCCTACGAGGAGCGGTTCGGCCACGTCTACCTGGTCTGCGCCACCGGCCTGACGGCCGAGGAGATGCTGAGCCGGCTGCGCGGGCGGCTGCGTAACGACGACGACGCGGAGCACGGGGTCGTCCGCGCCGAACTCGCCGAGATCACCCGCCTGCGCGTGGCGAAGCTGCTGGAAGAGACCGCATGA
- a CDS encoding 8-oxoguanine deaminase, translating into MGATLIENVHIAPVVGPEIPSGHIHVEGDRIAALGPGPAPAVPGAARVDGAGCLATPGLVNTHHHLYQWASQGLAQEATLFEWLVALYPVWAAMDAEIVRGAAGAGLGHLALSGCTTSSDHHYIFPKGRGDLFAAEIEAAREVGIRFHPARGSMDRGASRGGLPPDVVVEELDEILTATAEAVDAYHDPSFSSKLRVAVAPCSPFSVTADLMTEAASLARAKGVRLHTHLAETLDEEEHCLAQFGMRPVDYMDKLGWLGPDVWFAHTVHLSDSDIGRFARTGTGSAHCPSSNGRLGAGIARVSQMLQRGANVGLGVDGSASSELTSLSGEMRQTLLLQRARYGPAALTARQALEIATLGGARNLGRQEEIGSLEAGKLADIALWRTGEGFASAVADPLCALVFGSRQPPLARLLVGGETVVEDDELRTVAQDELGRAGGAARRRLMRLAGERGVAVGGEAGR; encoded by the coding sequence ATGGGCGCGACCCTGATCGAGAACGTGCACATCGCCCCGGTCGTGGGCCCGGAGATCCCCTCCGGCCACATCCACGTCGAGGGCGACCGGATCGCGGCGCTCGGCCCCGGCCCCGCCCCGGCGGTCCCGGGCGCCGCCAGGGTCGACGGCGCCGGCTGCCTGGCCACCCCCGGTCTGGTCAACACCCACCACCACCTCTACCAGTGGGCCTCCCAGGGCCTGGCCCAGGAGGCCACGCTCTTCGAATGGCTGGTGGCCCTCTACCCGGTGTGGGCCGCGATGGACGCCGAGATCGTCAGGGGCGCGGCGGGCGCGGGCCTGGGCCATCTGGCGCTGTCGGGCTGCACCACCTCCAGCGACCACCACTACATCTTCCCCAAGGGCCGCGGCGACCTGTTCGCCGCGGAGATCGAGGCGGCCCGGGAGGTGGGCATCCGCTTCCACCCCGCCCGGGGGTCGATGGACCGGGGCGCCTCCCGGGGCGGCCTACCGCCGGACGTGGTGGTGGAGGAGCTCGACGAGATCCTCACCGCGACGGCCGAGGCCGTCGACGCCTACCACGACCCGTCCTTCTCCTCGAAGCTGCGCGTCGCCGTCGCCCCGTGCTCGCCGTTCTCGGTCACCGCCGACCTGATGACCGAGGCGGCCTCGCTGGCCAGGGCCAAGGGGGTGCGCCTGCACACCCACCTGGCCGAGACCCTCGACGAGGAGGAGCACTGCCTGGCCCAGTTCGGCATGCGCCCGGTCGACTACATGGACAAGCTCGGCTGGCTCGGCCCGGACGTGTGGTTCGCCCACACGGTCCACCTGAGCGACTCCGACATCGGCAGGTTCGCCCGGACCGGCACCGGCTCGGCGCACTGCCCGAGCTCCAACGGCCGTCTCGGCGCCGGGATCGCCCGGGTGTCGCAGATGCTCCAGCGCGGCGCGAACGTCGGTCTCGGGGTGGACGGCAGCGCCTCCTCCGAGCTGACCTCGCTGTCGGGGGAGATGCGCCAGACGCTGCTGTTGCAGCGGGCCAGATACGGACCGGCCGCGCTCACCGCCCGGCAGGCCCTGGAGATCGCCACCCTCGGCGGCGCGCGGAACCTGGGCCGCCAGGAGGAGATCGGCTCCCTGGAGGCCGGCAAACTCGCCGACATCGCCCTGTGGCGGACCGGTGAGGGCTTCGCCTCGGCCGTCGCCGACCCGCTCTGCGCCCTGGTCTTCGGCAGCCGGCAACCACCGCTGGCCCGCCTCCTGGTGGGCGGTGAGACGGTCGTGGAGGACGACGAGCTGCGCACGGTCGCCCAGGACGAGCTCGGCCGCGCCGGCGGCGCGGCCCGCCGCCGCCTGATGCGCCTGGCCGGCGAGCGGGGCGTGGCCGTGGGCGGGGAGGCCGGCCGGTGA
- the alc gene encoding allantoicase translates to MSDFTALPDLALRTLGGAVVAASDESFAERESLIRPGRPGFQHHTFGPKGQLYDGWETRRRREPGHDWAIIRLGLPGLVHGIVIDTAWFTGNYPPHASVEATAVEGHPTVAELQTAPWTQLVPRSALRGDAEHPFPVTDRHRHTHLRLNIFPDGGVARLRAHGEARPDLTLYEGLGLDLAALANGALVTDCSNGFYSAPNNVIAPGLARHQAEGWETARRRDGGNDWLLIRLAGPGVIKLAEIDTTNLLFNAPAEVSLRGTADGTTWTELLPRTRLQPDTPHRFRIHDAPALTHVRVDIYPDGGLARVRLHGTLAGGGEG, encoded by the coding sequence GTGAGTGATTTCACCGCACTGCCCGATCTGGCCCTGCGCACCCTCGGCGGCGCGGTCGTCGCGGCCAGCGACGAGTCCTTCGCCGAACGGGAGAGCCTGATCCGCCCCGGCCGCCCCGGCTTCCAGCACCACACCTTCGGCCCCAAAGGCCAGCTCTACGACGGCTGGGAGACCCGCCGCCGGCGCGAGCCCGGCCATGACTGGGCCATCATCCGGCTCGGCCTGCCCGGTCTCGTCCACGGCATCGTGATCGACACCGCCTGGTTCACCGGCAACTACCCGCCGCACGCCTCCGTCGAGGCCACCGCGGTCGAGGGCCACCCCACGGTCGCCGAGCTGCAGACCGCCCCCTGGACGCAGCTCGTCCCCAGAAGCGCCCTGCGCGGCGACGCCGAACACCCCTTCCCCGTGACCGACCGGCACCGCCACACCCACCTGCGGCTGAACATCTTCCCCGACGGCGGCGTCGCCCGGCTGCGCGCCCACGGTGAGGCCCGCCCCGACCTGACCCTGTACGAGGGCCTCGGCCTGGACCTGGCCGCGCTGGCCAACGGCGCCCTGGTCACCGACTGCTCCAACGGCTTCTACTCCGCCCCCAACAACGTCATCGCCCCCGGCCTGGCCCGCCACCAGGCCGAGGGCTGGGAGACCGCCCGCCGCCGCGACGGCGGCAACGACTGGCTGCTGATCCGCCTGGCCGGCCCCGGCGTCATCAAGCTCGCCGAGATCGACACGACCAACCTGCTGTTCAACGCCCCCGCCGAGGTCTCCCTGCGCGGCACCGCCGACGGCACCACCTGGACCGAACTGCTGCCCCGCACCCGCCTGCAGCCCGACACCCCGCACCGCTTCCGCATTCACGACGCCCCCGCCCTCACCCATGTCCGGGTGGACATCTACCCCGACGGCGGCCTCGCCCGCGTCCGCCTGCACGGCACCCTCGCCGGAGGCGGGGAAGGCTGA
- the allB gene encoding allantoinase AllB — protein sequence MNARTEHVTDLVIRSRRAVLPGGEGPAAVAVRQGRIAGLHPYDAVLDAAAQVDLGEVALLPGLVDTHVHVNEPGRTHWEGFASATRAASAGGVTTIVDMPLNSLPPTVNVAALAAKKRAAAGKCLVDVGFWGGAIPGNLGDLRALHEAGAHGFKCFLSPSGVEEFPPLAAGELRAAMVEIASFDGLLIVHAEDPALLGGPAGPGYREFLASRPGESERRAVERVVALAAETGVRAHILHVSSALCLQPLARARREGVRITAETCPHYLTLTAEEVPRGATEFKCCPPIRSEANREELWRGLADGVLSCVVSDHSPSTPDLKVPDFAAAWGGISSLQLGLSAVWTEASRRGYGLGQVVRWMAANPAELAGLAGKGAIAVGGDADLVAFDADAAHTVDAAALHHRNPVTPYHGRTLRGVVRATWLRGQAVGDVPRGVFLRPTPAPERHRGRAAAVERLAGPGRAAAVERLTEPGRTAGAPLPEQERAAGEQSAP from the coding sequence ATGAACGCGCGGACTGAACATGTGACGGATCTGGTCATCCGGTCCCGCCGGGCCGTACTGCCCGGGGGCGAGGGCCCGGCGGCGGTGGCCGTACGGCAGGGCAGGATCGCCGGCCTGCACCCCTACGACGCCGTCCTGGACGCCGCCGCCCAGGTCGACCTCGGCGAGGTCGCGCTGCTGCCCGGGCTCGTGGACACCCACGTGCACGTCAACGAGCCCGGGCGGACGCACTGGGAGGGGTTCGCCTCGGCCACCCGGGCCGCCTCGGCGGGGGGCGTCACCACCATCGTGGACATGCCGCTCAACTCGCTGCCGCCGACCGTGAACGTGGCCGCGCTGGCCGCCAAGAAGCGGGCCGCGGCCGGCAAGTGCCTGGTCGACGTGGGCTTCTGGGGCGGCGCGATCCCGGGCAACCTCGGGGACCTCAGGGCCCTGCACGAGGCCGGGGCGCACGGTTTCAAATGCTTCCTGTCGCCGTCCGGGGTGGAGGAGTTCCCGCCGCTGGCGGCCGGGGAGCTGCGGGCGGCCATGGTGGAGATCGCCTCCTTCGACGGCCTGCTGATCGTCCACGCCGAGGACCCGGCGCTGCTCGGCGGCCCGGCGGGCCCCGGCTACCGGGAGTTCCTCGCCTCCCGGCCGGGGGAGTCCGAGCGCCGTGCCGTCGAGCGGGTCGTCGCGCTGGCCGCCGAGACCGGCGTGCGGGCGCACATCCTGCACGTGTCGTCCGCGCTGTGCCTGCAGCCCCTGGCCCGGGCACGGCGGGAGGGCGTCAGGATCACCGCCGAGACCTGCCCGCACTACCTGACGCTGACGGCCGAGGAGGTGCCGCGGGGGGCGACCGAGTTCAAGTGCTGCCCGCCGATCCGGTCGGAGGCCAACCGGGAGGAGCTCTGGCGGGGGCTCGCCGACGGGGTGCTGAGCTGCGTCGTCTCCGACCACTCGCCGTCCACCCCGGATCTGAAGGTGCCCGACTTCGCTGCGGCCTGGGGCGGGATCTCCTCCCTCCAGCTCGGCCTGTCGGCCGTCTGGACCGAGGCGTCACGGCGCGGGTACGGCCTGGGCCAGGTGGTCCGGTGGATGGCGGCCAACCCCGCGGAGCTGGCCGGGCTGGCCGGCAAGGGCGCCATCGCCGTGGGCGGGGACGCCGACCTGGTCGCCTTCGACGCCGACGCCGCCCACACCGTGGACGCGGCCGCCCTGCACCACCGCAACCCGGTCACGCCCTACCACGGCAGGACGCTGCGCGGCGTGGTCCGCGCCACCTGGCTGCGCGGGCAGGCCGTGGGCGACGTCCCCCGAGGAGTCTTCCTGCGGCCCACCCCGGCACCGGAGCGCCACCGGGGGCGGGCGGCGGCTGTGGAGCGCCTTGCGGGGCCGGGGCGGGCGGCGGCCGTGGAGCGGCTCACGGAACCGGGGCGGACGGCCGGAGCACCCCTCCCGGAGCAGGAGCGCGCCGCCGGGGAGCAGAGCGCGCCATGA
- the pucL gene encoding factor-independent urate hydroxylase, producing MAVILGPNRYGKAETRLVRVVRDGGVHHIKDINVSSALSGDMRETHLRGDNAAVLPTDTQKNTTYAFARKHGVDQIEDFALLLARHYVSSQPAVHHARVEIEEYFWDRIPTQGPADERHSFVRSGREVRTCVVHHDRDGTSTVVSGLKNLMVLNSTGSEFHGFAVDDYTTLQPAFDRVLATEVSAAWRHVSDGSPFGKSYSEVRRCLLEAFADTHSLSLQQTLYAMGERVLQARGEICEVRLAMPNKHHFPVDLTPFGLDNPDEVFYAADRPYGLIEGAVLHDDAPAAHCAWD from the coding sequence ATGGCCGTCATCCTCGGGCCCAATCGCTACGGCAAGGCCGAGACCCGCCTGGTCCGCGTCGTCAGGGACGGCGGCGTCCACCACATCAAGGACATCAACGTCAGCTCCGCGCTCTCGGGCGACATGCGGGAGACGCACCTGCGGGGCGACAACGCCGCGGTGCTGCCGACGGACACGCAGAAGAACACCACCTACGCCTTCGCCAGGAAGCACGGCGTGGATCAGATCGAGGACTTCGCGCTGCTGCTGGCCCGCCACTACGTGAGCTCCCAGCCGGCCGTCCACCACGCCCGCGTGGAGATCGAGGAATACTTCTGGGACCGCATCCCCACCCAGGGGCCCGCCGACGAGCGGCACTCCTTCGTCCGCTCGGGCAGGGAGGTGCGCACCTGTGTCGTCCACCACGACCGCGACGGGACCTCGACCGTGGTCTCCGGGCTCAAGAACCTGATGGTGCTGAACTCCACCGGCTCGGAGTTCCACGGCTTCGCCGTCGACGACTACACCACCCTCCAGCCCGCCTTCGACCGCGTCCTGGCCACCGAGGTCTCGGCCGCGTGGCGGCATGTCTCCGACGGGTCCCCGTTCGGCAAGTCGTACAGTGAGGTGCGGCGATGCCTGCTGGAGGCGTTCGCCGACACCCACAGCCTGTCGCTGCAGCAGACGCTCTACGCGATGGGCGAGCGGGTGCTGCAGGCCCGTGGCGAGATCTGCGAGGTGCGCCTGGCGATGCCGAACAAGCACCACTTCCCGGTGGATCTGACACCGTTCGGGCTCGACAACCCGGACGAGGTGTTCTACGCCGCCGACCGCCCCTACGGGCTGATCGAGGGCGCCGTGCTCCACGACGACGCCCCCGCCGCCCACTGCGCCTGGGACTGA